One Perognathus longimembris pacificus isolate PPM17 chromosome 2, ASM2315922v1, whole genome shotgun sequence DNA segment encodes these proteins:
- the Dclre1a gene encoding DNA cross-link repair 1A protein — MLEDTFSEEDIWEYKSKRKPKSVHPDKCSENIPKATENGTDGKYQSNCKGSKKRSPENEEKTKDRGMCLGETGCQTSPASPQNSSCRDGLQQSQDKQSTPRRHCKTHKNKHVSPKIRPVYDGYCPNCQMPFSSLLGQTPQWHVFECLNSPPVSDIECPDGFLCTSTFPSHYKKYTHFLLAQKRDSKEPFLIVSPASSGNICETKPGFVCNLEERWSQHPKQTGNLGNVSNGSLLISQCPKRSQLLTDSNQKISLSANSKTPPQVPQFPEFKKDKLVGVALPLSTEEEVDNQSSTRRTSLSLPENAFDSCEISYSPLQSDEETYDVYEKLDESQQELFSTESSKDGSLEDDSSSADLESLPGSSLKDPEESCSQMNLFPTQDEYSEELYNCSVLSASSQLTSQSESSIPHNESTCTDDYFLLFAPALRGQLPLNYQTANTYPNEPQFHTSQPDKQKQVVEESAVYNQVSLPLLKRKTSKPFRSQGDHPTQRQARELPSKNSAKSACVYRKASKGMLDGKALNTEKYSSTPTKSCFQTSPSAPKCHASQPSTKVMKQMDIGVYFGLPPRRKEEKLPRESALKGTDTSLGVSPHEKRSGQCKRKAEKSLSDLEFDAKNLSKSQPSMELSGERSPRRRKRHKKSHSPQEGAHQKRWGHLSSRTEAGAVHSNADRVFVKSACGRPQRRNVRIPDLSGTGELRKRACPFYKKIPGTGFTVDAFQYGLIEGCTAYFLTHFHSDHYAGLSKSFTYPIYCSEVTGNLLKNKLHVQEQYIHSLPMDTECTVNNIKVVLLDANHCPGAVMILFCLPNGAVVLHTGDFRADPSMERSLLAAHRVHTLYLDTTYCSPEYTFPSQQEVIQFAINTAFEAVTLNPRVLVVCGTYCIGKEKVFLAIADVLGSKVGMSQEKYRTLKCLNIPEINSVITMDMCASSVHLLPMMQINIKGLQSHLKKCGGKYDQILAFRPTGWAHSNKLTSMADVTPQTKGNISIYGIPYSEHSSYLEMKRFVQWLRPQKIIPTVNVGTWRSRSTMEKYFTEWKLEAGY, encoded by the exons ATGTTAGAAGACACATTTTCAGAAGAAGACATCTGGgaatataaatcaaaaagaaaacccaaatcaGTGCATCCAGATAAGTGCTCAGAAAATATTCCAAAGGCTACTGAAAACGGGACAGATGGAAAATACCAATCAAATTGCAAAGGAAGCAAAAAAAGATCCCCAGAGAACGAAGAGAAAACGAAGGACCGTGGCATGTGCCTTGGGGAAACAGGTTGTCAGACTTCCCCAGCTTCTCCTCAGAATTCAAGTTGTAGAGATGGTCTCCAGCAGTCCCAAGACAAACAGAGTACTCCACGCAGGCACTGTAAGACTCACAAGAACAAACACGTGTCCCCAAAGATACGACCAGTTTATGATGGATACTGTCCAAACTGCCAGATGCCTTTCTCCTCTTTGCTAGGACAGACACCTCAGTGGCACGTTTTTGAATGTTTGAATTCTCCACCAGTCTCTGACATAG AGTGCCCTGATGGTTTTTTGTGTACTTCGACATTTCCGTCTCATTATAAGAAATACACCCACTTCCTGCTTGCTCAAAAGAGGGATAGCAAGGAGCCTTTTCTCATTGTGTCACCTGCATCAAGTGGGAATATCTGTGAGACAAAGCCTGGCTTCGTTTGTAACCTTGAAGAAAGATGGTCTCAGCATCCAAAGCAAACTGGGAACTTAGGAAATGTTTCCAATGGTTCTTTATTGATATCCCAGTGTCCAAAAAGGTCTCAGCTTCTAACTGACAGTAATCAAAAGATTTCTTTATCCGCAAATTCTAAAACACCACCACAGGTTCCACAGTTTCCAGAATTTAAGAAAGACAAACTGGTAGGCGTTGCTTTGCCTCTGAGTACGGAGGAAGAAGTGGACAACCAAAGCAGCACAAGACGCACAAGCTTGTCACTGCCAGAAAATGCCTTTGACAGCTGCGAAATCTCCTATTCTCCACTTCAAAGTGATGAAGAAACTTATGATGTATATGAAAAGCTGGATGAGTCACAGCAGGAGCTATTTTCTACTGAAAGCTCTAAAGATGGCAGCCTTGAGGATGACAGCAGCTCTGCTGACTTGGAAAGTCTGCCTGGTTCCTCCCTGAAGGACCCAGAAGAGAGCTGCTCCCAAATGAATCTCTTCCCAACTCAAGATGAGTATAGTGAAGAATTGTATAACTGCAGTGTTCTAAGTGCTTCATCTCAGCTCACCTCCCAGTCTGAGAGCAGTATTCCACACAATGAATCCACGTGCACTgatgattattttttgttgtttgcacCTGCATTAAGAGGACAGCTTCCTCTTAACTATCAAACAGCTAACACATACCCtaatgagccacagtttcacacaTCTCAACCAGATAAACAGAAGCAAGTAGTTGAAGAATCAGCTGTGTATAATCAAGTTTCTTTGCCATTACTTAAGAGAAAGACATCAAAACCTTTCAGAAGCCAGGGAGACCATCCAACCCAAAGGCAAGCTAGAGAACTACCAAGTAAGAACAGTGCCAAATCAGCATGTGTCTACAGAAAGGCCTCAAAGGGTATGCTAGATGGTAAAGctttaaatacagaaaaatattctAGTACACCCACTAAGTCTTGTTTCCAAACATCACCCTCTGCTCCTAAGTGCCATGCAAGCCAGCCTTCTACCAAAGTAATGAAGCAGATGGACATAGGTGTGTACTTTGGACTTCCAcccagaagaaaagaggaaaaattgcCCAGGGAAAGTGCATTAAAAGGGACAGACACGAGTCTAGGTGTAAGTCCTCACGAAAAGAGGTCCGGGCAGTGCAAGAGGAAAGCAGAAAAATCTTTAAGTGACTTAGAATTTGATGCAAAGAACTTAAGTAAGAGTCAGCCCTCCATGGAACTCTCTGGGGAGAGATCACCTCGGCGAAGAAAGAGACATAAAAAGTCACATTCACCCCAGGAAGGAGCTCATCAAAAGAGATGGGGTCACCTTAGTAGCAGAACTGAAGCTGGAGCAGTCCATTCAAATGCAGACAGAGTCTTTGTGAAATCAGCCTGTGGCAGGCCACAAAGAAGGAATGTGAGAATTCCAGACTTATCTGGTACTGGAGAGCTAAGAAAAAGGGCTTGTCCATTCTATAAGAAAATACCTG GTACTGGCTTCACAGTTGATGCCTTTCAGTATGGTCTGATTGAAGGATGCACAGCCTACTTCCTCACACATTTCCATTCTGACCATTATGCTGGGCTGTCTAAAAGCTTCACTTATCCAATCTACTGTAGTGAG GTAACTGGCAATTTGTTGAAGAACAAGCTTCACGTGCAAGAACAATATATCCATTCACTGCCAATGGATACCGAATGTACAGTGAACAACATCAAAGTTGTTTTGCTTGATGCCAATCA TTGTCCAGGTGCGGTCATGATCCTTTTCTGCCTTCCTAATGGTGCTGTTGTGTTGCACACTGGAGACTTCAGGGCGGATCCCAGTATGGAGCGCTCTCTCCTTGCTGCCCACCGAGTGCACACGCTGTACCTAGACACCAC ATATTGCAGCCCAGAATACACCTTTCCATCTCAGCAGGAGGTTATCCAGTTTGCCATCAACACTGCCTTTGAGGCTGTAACTCTAAACCCACGTGTTCTTGTTGTCTGTGGCACCTACTGCATCGGAAAAGAGAAAGTCTTCCTAG CCATTGCTGACGTTTTAGGCTCAAAAGTGGGCATGTCCCAAGAAAAATACAGAACACTGAAGTGCCTCAACATACCAGAAATTAATTCTGTCATCACTATGGACATGTGCGCCTCTTCTGTCCACCTTCTCCCAATGATGCAAATTAATATTAAG GGTTTACAAAGTCATTTAAAGAAATGTGGTGGGAAATATGATCAGATTCTGGCTTTTCGACCTACAGGATGGGCACACTCCAACAAACTAACTAGTATGGCAGATGTTACTCCCCAGACCAAAGGAAACATTTCAATATACG gaattccctatagtgAACACAGCAGCTATCTAGAAATGAAGCGTTTTGTCCAATGGCTGAGACCCCAGAAGATCATCCCCACTGTGAACGTGGGCACCTGGAGATCCCGGAGCACGATGGAGAAATATTTTACAGAGTGGAAATTAGAAGCTGGCTACTGA